Below is a window of Coriobacterium glomerans PW2 DNA.
TGTTCATCCTGTTGGCTCTCAGTCTCGGTCTGGGCATGCTGCTCTATCCGAGCGCGGAGCGGCGTTGCGGGCGGACCGACACTGGCGAGCAGAGCAAAGAAGACGACCGGCGCTCTCTCGAAGATGATCTCATGATCTCGACGCCGCGCTCGCAATGGCGTCAGGGCGAGATGCCCCACCTCTACCAGGGCGATATCATGTGGTGCGACAAACCCTACGCCGGCGGAACCATCGGCAAAAACGGCTGCGGTCCCACCTGCGTCGCCATGATCTGCATCTATCTGACCGGCAGGACCGACCTCGGCCCCCTCGAGATGTGCGCTGTTGCCGACGCGGGGGGCTACGCTCCGACCGGTGCAACGGAATGGGCGTTCATGACGAAGGGGGCGCGCGCGATCGGTCTGTCGGGCACCGAGATGCGCCCGACGCGTGCCGGTGTCACCGCAGCCCTGAACTCGGGGCATCCGCTCATCTTGAGCATGGGCGTCGGCGACTTCACCACGGTGGGTCACTTCATCGTGGTCGAGAGCATCGACGAGCGCGGGATGCTCACGATCCACGATCCCAACAGCAGCATCAGAAGCACGCAGCGCTGGGGTATCGTCGAGGTGCTCCGACAGGCGGACATGGCTTGGTCGTTCTCCAAGCTCGACTGAGGCTGCTGGTGCATCCTCGGCGGCGATCCCGCTGTCATCTGTCACGGTAGCGCTCTGAGGCCTCTCGTCGGCTCGCCGTCCCTTCAGCCGTGCACGCGGGTGCCCGACAGACCCGCGATCGTCTCGGGTGCCTTGTCGAGCGCGCCGATGATGCAGGTGCGCCCCTTGCGCGAGCGAGCGAACTTGATCGCCGATCGGACCTTGGGTTCCATGGAACCTTTGCCGAACTGGCCCTCGTCGGCCATTATCTCGGCCTCATCAGCCGAGACATCCTTCAGATCGATCTGGTTGGGTTGCCCGAAGTTCACAGCCACGTGCTCGACTGCCGTGAGCAGGAACAAAACGTCCGCGTCGCAGTCCTCGGCGAGCAGCTCGCCGCCCATGTCCTTGTCGATGACCGCTGCCACGCCCTTGTAGGCGCCCTTGTCGGCGTAATCGCGCACGACCGGGATCCCGCCGCCACCGCAGGCGATGACGATGAACGAATTGTCGAGCAGATGCAGAATCGAATCGGCCTCGACGATCTTCTTGGGCTCGGGACTCGCGACGACGCGACGCCAGCCGCGACCTGAGTCTTCGATGAAGACCATTTCCGGATGATCGGCGCGCTGCGCATCGGCGACCTCTTTCGTGAGAAACGGTCCGATCGGCTTGGAGGGATGCTGAAAGCTCGGATCGTCCGGATCCACCTCGATCTGGGTGATGACGGTCGCCACGTGCCAGCGCTTGTAGGCCTTGTGCAGCGCCACCCCGATCGCCTGCTGGAGCTGGTAGCCGATGTAGCCCTGACTCATGGCACCGCACTCCGGCAGATCCATCGGCGGGACCTTCGGATCGGTCGCGGTGGCGAACGCATTCTGAATCATGCCGACCTGCGGGCCGTTCCCATGGGTGATGATGATCTCATTGCCCTGCAAGATGAGTTCGAGAAGCGTCGGCGCTGCAGCGCGCACGCGCGCCATCTGCTCCTCCGGCGTCTCACCGAGCGCGTTTCCCCCGAGTGCGACGACGATGCGCTCGCGCCTCCCATATGATCGTGACATAGCAATCCCTTTCTCAGACAGGGCAGACCGTTCGGCCTTGCTCTTCGGCGGCCGAGGACGCCCGCGGGTGCCCCGGCTCATGAATAGCTCACTCAGCGAAACGGTTCTTGTGGTCCCAGCTGTTGATATAGAGCTTGTCGGATTTCAGATACTCGTAGATGTCATCGACGACTTCGATGCCACCGGCGGCGTCGGCTTTGGCCTTGCGCAGAAGCGCCCGCTCGCCCGGGTAGTAGACCTTGTCCGATCCGGGGCCCGGCTTGACGGCGCCCAGCTCATCCAGAACTTCGGACATATGCGTCTTGAACTCCTGCAGCCCGCAGAAGCGCGACGGGTCGATGCAGATGTGGATGTGACCGAGGTTGCGGCCCTCGGACAGATCGTGGTACATCGAGGAGACGTGCTTGCCGGCAGGCACGCCCAGCAGCACGCCCGACAGAATGTCCACGACCATCATGAGGCCGTAGCCCTTGGGGCCCGCGATCGCGACCAGAGCGTTGACCTTATGCGGATCGGTCACCGGGCAGCCATCCTTGTCGACGGCCCATGTGTCGGGTATCGAGCGTCCCGCGCTTCTGGCATCGAGGATCTTGCCCCACGCCTGCACGGTGGTCGCCATGTCGAAGTTGACGAAACGCTCATCTGCGGTCGGCGCGCCGAAGGCGATGGGGTTCGTACCGTAGAACGGCTCGGCGCCGCCAAAGGGTATGACCATGGGATCGGACTGGCACATCGTGAGCAGGCACAGATCGTTTTTCGCGGCCATCTCGGTATAGTAGCCAAGCGCACCGGTGTGAGACACGCGCCGGACGCCGACGATGCCGATGCCGTTCTCCTTGGCCAGATCCATGGCGTACTCGAGTCCCTTGATGGCGAAAGGGTATCCGCAGCCGTTGTCGCCGTCGAGCATGCCCGAGCACGGCCCGGTCTGCTCCCAGGTCCAGTTGGGATCGACGGTGATGCCGCCTTTGGAGATGCGCTCGCTATAGTACTCGACACGCACCTCGCCGTGGCTGTGCAGACCGCGCTCGGAAGCCCACGTGAGCACCTCCGCGGTCTTGTCGGCATCATCTGCGTGCAGGCCGGCCGCCATGAACTTGTTCTTCATCAGTTCCTTCAGTTCTTCTCGTGCGAGCAGCATGATCGTCTCCTTATGCTAGGTGGTATATCCCTGAACGCGTACACATCCTATTCATGCGGGTCCCTCTTACGACGCGAAATGCGCCCGGACTCGCTATAGAACCATCTGAGGTGCTCGCACGGCACCCGCTGTGAGTGCGCTGCGGTTTTGTCGAAAGCAGCCGATCGACATCCAGACCCCAGCCGAGCGCGAAACCGAGCAGGCTATCGCTGCCCGAGGTATGGCCAACCGCGCGAATCGACTTGATTAATCCGCCGAAGCGCTCCGTCTGAGCGGCAGCCACGGCTCGCCCGAGATCGATGTAGTTCTCATTGGCCGCCCCCGCGATCAGCGCGCGCAGATAGGCGCGGCTCACCGGGGTCGTCCGATCGAGTCCGGATCGACTGATCGCATCGATCAGCCGCGTCTCGCGCCGTTGGAGCCAGCGCGCGACACCCAAGCCCATCAGCACGTCATCGCCGCTCGGCGTAAGGCCCGCACCGCGCCCGAGCAGAAACTCCACTCCACGGGCGATTCCAGCGGAACTTGAATCCGGATCAGCCAGACGATGCAGATGCTCTCGCAGTCGCGCGTCACGCGCGATCCCGATCGTCGTGGCTAGATCGAGTTCATCCAAACACCGAATCAGCGCCGTGCGGGCTTCATCATCGATGGCGGCGCTTCTGATGCTCGCAAGCGACAGATCAACCGGCTCGAACCCGCTGAGATCGATCTCGGTCACGCCGAGCCGATCGTAGACGCGCACCACGCGGTCGCGCAGCGTCACGAGATCACCCGGACGAGCTCTCGCGCGCAAGACGTTTCGCTCGCGTGCGGACACGGCAGCACCCGTGCAGGACAGCGCCCTGTCCGTGCTCCCCATGTAGAGGAGCTCCTCGCCGACCGAGATGTTGAATCCGGAGGAGTACGCGCTGAGCACGCTGCCGCTGCCGCGGGCGGGCAGTCGATCGAGCAGCTGGGAGCACACCCGCGCGCGATCTCCCACGATTCTGGTTGTCAGATCGGCCACCGGATGCTCCCGCCTACTCGATACCGAGGGAGGCGCAGTACGCCTCGAGGGCGCGCTCGAAGCAGCCCAGCGGCGCGCGCACGGTTCCGGCGCCGATCTGGCCGACGCCCGCCTGCTTGTGCGCGATGCCCGTGTTGATGAGCGGTGTGATACCGGTGGCGACCACCTCTCTGATGTCGATTCCCAGACACGTCCCCTTGAAATCCCAAGTCGGAATCGTCCAAGCGGGATTATGCGTGACGCACAGGCGCTCCATCTCGTCGGAGATCGCAAGCGCATCCTCGAATCCGCCGGCGCCGACGAAACGCGTCACACCCGGAGCGGCGACCATGGCCATCCCGCCGACGCCGATGGTCTCAGCGATCGCGGAATCGCCGAAATCGGGGTTCGCGTCCTCAGGTGAGAATCCGGTGAAGTACAGGCCATCAGGCGTGTTGACCGGTGCGAGAAACCACTGGTCTCCCATACCCGATATGCGAATCGCGAAATCGCGCCCGTTCCTGCACATCGTCGTCACGATGCAGCCCTTTTGAACCTTGCGCTCGTAGTCGACGATCGACTTGCCCATAGCCATCATGACGTTCAAAAAGAACTGATCGGTATCGGCGAGGAAGTGCATGACCTGCTCTTTTTTCCTTTTTTCGACGTCGATCTCGGTGATAAGAGGACCGACCTCCTTGAGCAGGCACAGAGATGCCGCTATGTTGCGCTGATGGAACTCGTCGCCCATCGTGATAGCGCGCGCGACGAGCACATTCAGGTTGATGCCCTCTTCGCTGTGGCGGATCGCCTGGGAGAGCACCGGACCGAGTACGTCTCGCATCCAACGCAGGCGGTCGATGACCTCCTCGGAGTACGCACCGAATCGAAGAACCTTGCCGATGCCCTCGTTCAGAGTGCAGTAGCCCACGGTGCCGTCGACCCTGTTCTCGACGACGAGCACCGGCATGTTCTGGGTCGTGATGCCCCCCATCGGCCCGACCGCGTGCACGTCATGACACGGCATGAACGTGACCTCGCCGCTTCTCAGCAGCTTCACCGCCTCATCCTCGCTGTCTGCCCATTCCTCGAACAGCACGGCTCCGATGCAGGAGCCCTGCATGGGGTTTGTCATGCTCTCGAAATCTATCGGGGGACCTGCATGCAAGATCACCTTGCCGTTGATCTCGGGAATAACGGACTTTGCGGGTACGACGTCGACGAGGAACGGCTGCGATTGCTTGAATCTCTCGATGATGCGATCGTTCTCATCGTCGATCTCCTCGTGCTTGCGAAGCTCGCTGAGAAGATGGATCATGCGCTTGTTGCCGCCGGCCATGGGCTTCCAGGTGTATTGGACCGACGAGCCGCCGAACGCGCGAACCGAATCGTTGAAGCTCTCGATGCCGACGTTTATGATGCGCGGCTTGGAATCCAGTAGCTCCATGAGGGCGTCGGTGGGCTCGGGCAACGCGGAGTCGTCTTTGATCTTGTATTCCACCGTGCCCTTCTCTGGCTCCGGACATGAGATCCCCTTGAGAGCGAGCGCCAAACGGGTCGCCTGCGCGTTCGTCGCCTCCATGAGGGCCCCCGCTTCGCTCAGCACCTTGAGGCAGCGATCGTAATCCTGCGGATCGCTGCGGGTGCCCACGACCGTACCGACGAAGAACAGCTCGCGCCCTTCGCGCTTTGCCGCATCAAGGCACTCCGTGATGACCGGGGCGAGGGATCCGGCCATATCCGGATGCGCGCCGTAGCCCAACACGCAGTCGAACAGGATGACACCGGTTTGCTTTCTGCCAGCGTAGTCGCGCATCATCTCGATGCGCACATCCGGATCGATCATGGGATGCGGACGTCCCTGCGTGTAGACGTCGTCGCCGAGATCGATCACGTCATATCCCTCGTGCTGGAGCACGAAGCCCCGCTTCTTGATCAGACCCCCTAGATCGAGCGCCTCTGAGACCATCATCGCCGCCTCCGCTGCGAGCGTGCCTCCGGAGTAGAGACCCACGACCGTGCGATCTCGACCGAGCGTCCGGGTGACATCATGGGCGAGCGGCTCCACGTAGCATGGTTTGACATCGTGGTCCGTTGCGAGATCCACGGCGATCCGCGCCGTCTCCTCGAGGGTGTGCGCCAGATGCACCCTGCCCTCGTGCGCCGTCGGTCGCTCACCGAGAAATATGGCGACGACTGGTTTCGTCACCTTTTGCAGCATATCGAGCACCTCATCGCGAACGCTCGGTGCCGGCGGCTTCGAGATGATGCACAAGACGTCGGTCGCGGCATGCGCGTCGAGAGCGGCGATGGCGTCCTTGACGGTGATGGCGTCGACATCCTCGCTGAGATCGCGCCCGCCTGTGCCGATCGCATGGACGCAGCCCTGGCCGAGCCTGTCGATGATGCAGGAGACCTCTTGTATGCCGGTACCGGACGCACCGATGATGCCGATGTTGCCCGGTCGGATGACATTCGTGAATGCGATGGGAATGCTCGAGATGATGCCCGTACCGCAATCCGGACCCATGAGCAGCAGGCCCTTCTCGTGGGCTTTCTTTTTCAGACGCACCTCATCCTCGATCGCGATGTTATCGGTGAACGAGAAGACGTTGAGCCCCAGATCGAGAGCGCGCTCCAACTCGGGCGCGGCGTACTCGCCCGGTATGGAGAAGACTGCGAGATTCGCATCGGGAAGCTCCTCGATCGCCTCTTCCCATGATTCCACGGTCTTGTTCGCCTGACCCTTGCTCTTCACTGACAGATCAGCCAGAAATGAATCGGCCTCCTTCAAGACATCATCAACGACGGACTCGTCATCGGTGTCCACGACGACGACCATGTCGCCGGGCTCTGCGGCATCCGCCTCATCTGTCAGCAGGCCCGATTGCTTGAATATGCCCTTGTTCGCATCGGTACCCATCATGATCTGGCTTTTGGTCACTCCATCAAGAGCGTTGACCTTGTTCGAGAGCAACATCAGATTGATCGAGTCCTGATAGGAGTTCTTCTTTACCACGGTGTAGAGCATCGTCATCTCCGCCTTCTTGAACGAGCCTCATGTCGTCCGACCGTGTGACCGGACGATCTTTTCCTGTCACCAGTTAACCATTGACTGGCTGTTCATACATTCCCTATTCTGGATAATAATAACAAGGTGTATCTAGCCAATGTGGATATTGTCGCTGTGTGTAGGCCTGCGTAGTCTTATGGGTAACGTCAGTCGCAAGCGAACGGCTTCTCACCTCCAGGTGACGATGCGCCGGTCCGGGCCCCGCAACCGAAGTGAGGTCGCAGTCGCAGACAACATCCCTAAAGGAGATGGCACACATGAGCGTGACGGAAAACGAAATCGTGGAAAATGTCGAATGGCTTGCTAAAAACGGTGCCGACCCTGCAGGAGGGATGACCAGACTGTTGTTCACCAAGGAGTGGCTCGCCGCGCAGCTCGCTTTGAAGCAGCGTTTCGAAGAGGCCGGAATGGTCGCTTCCTTTGACGAGGTCGGCAACCTGTATGGCACCTATTCGGGCACCGACGGCAGCGAGGACATCATCATGACCGGTTCGCATGTGGACACGGTCATCCAAGGCGGCAAGTACGATGGCGCGCTCGGTGTCATCGGCGGCTTTCTGGCCGTCAAGCACCTGGTTGAGGAATACGGTCGGCCGAAGAAGAATCTCACCGTCATATCCATGGCTGAGGAGGAGGGAAGCCGCTTCCCATTCGTGTTCTGGGGCAGCAAGAATCTCGTCGGTAGCGTGCCCGCCTCCGAGATCGCGGACGTGGTCGACCCGGAGGGCATCTCGTTTGCCGATGCGATGCGAGACTGCGGCTTCTCTTTACGGACCTCACCGACGTCTGCCGCCGATCATATGAAGGCGTTCGTCGAACTGCATATCGAGCAGGGCAACACCCTTGAGATGGAAGACATCCCCGTGGGAGTGGTCAACGCCATCGTGGGCCAGCGGCGCTACAACATCACGCTCAAAGGCGAGGCCAACCATGCCGGAACGACGCGCATGTGCTATCGTCACGATGTCATCCAGGTCTTCGCCGAGATCGTGAACCGATCCCTTGGCAAGGCTGTCGACGAAGGGGATCCGCTCGTGCTCACCTTCGGTCACATCGAAGTCGTACCCAACACCGTCAACGTCGTCCCCGGAGACGCGATGTTCACGATGGATTGCCGTCACACCGATCGAGCCGCGCTCGTGCGCTTCACCGAGCAGATCGAGGCCGACATGGCCGAGATCGCCGCCGAGCACGGCGTCGAGATCGAAATCGACCGTTGGATGGATGCGGACCCCGTCCCCATGGATCCGGCTATCGTCAAATGCGTCGAGAGCGCCTGCAAGGAGGTAGGGGTGCGCTATCGCGTCATGCACTCCGGAGCCGGTCATGACTCTCAGATCATCGCTCCGCACATCCCGACCGGCATGGTCTTCGTGAGAAGCGTGAAAGGCATCAGCCATAGCCCCGAGGAGTACACCGAGCCGGCCGACCTCAAAGAGGGAATCCGCACCCTGGGCGCCGCATTGCACGCGCTCGCCTATTAGCATCCATCCGCAATGCAGCTAAGGAGCGAAATCGTGGGCACCGATGGGAAGGATTGCCGGATCTCCGAGGAGGAGCTGGCAAGGTATCGTGATCGCGGCTACAACGACGATCTGCTGCCGAAGTCCGCCGAAAAGCGCAATATGAGCTCTATCAACTACTTCACGCTGTGGATGGGCTCGGTTCACAACATCCCGAATTACGCAGCGGTCGGCGGTTTCTTGTTTTTGGGGCTGTCCCCTGTGAACGTTATGATCGCACTCGTCATATCCGCCCTGCTCGTATCTCTGTTCATGGCGTCGAACGGTGAAGCGGGATCGCGCTACGGCATCCCGTTCGCCATGCACCTGAGATCCACCTACGGAAATCTCGGAGCGAAAGCGCCCGGCATCATTCGAGGTGTCATCGTGGCCATCGCCTGGTTCGGCCTTCAGAACTACACGGGATCGCTCGCGCTCACGATTATCATCAGCAAGGTGTGGCCGGGCTTCCTTTCTCTCGGCGGAGGGGCGACCATACTGGGCATCAGCGTTCCCGGTCTCATCTCGTTCACGATCTTCTGGCTGCTGAACGTCGCGATCGGCCTCGGCGGGGGCGGCATCCTGAATAAGTTCACCGGCATACTCTCGCCTGTCATCTACATCGTCATCTTCGGCATGACCGCGTGGGCCATCTGGGCGGCCGGCGGGCTCGCCCCCATCTTCGCCTACAGCCAAGGAGAAGCCGGCTCTGTCAATCCGGCGTTCATCTACCTCATGATATTCAGCTCGGTGCTCGCGGTCTGGGCCGCACCCGGGGCGAGCGTTTCGGATTTCACGCAGAATGCCGAATCGACCAGATCTCAGCAGATCGGTCAGTCGGCGGGTCTCATCGTGGGTTATATGATCTTCGCGTTCTGCAGCGTCGTCATATTGCTCGGATCATCTATCGCCTTCAATGTGCAGGAGTGGGACATCACGAAGCTGATAAACCGGTGGGACAGCCTGCCGGCTGTCATCTTCGCCACGCTGCTGTTCCTGTTCACGACGATCTCCACCAACGCAACCGGCAACATCATCCCGGCTGCCTACCAGCTCTCGGCGCTGTTCCCGAAGCGCGTCACCTATAAGAAGGGTGTCATCATCGCGAGCATCGTGAGCTTTGCGATCATGCCGTGGAACCTCATGGCGAACTCTGCGAGCATCTACGAGTTCCTGAACTTCGTGGGCGCGTTTCTGGGTCCGGTCGCAGGCGTCATGATCGCGCACTATTACTTCGTCACGAGGCGAACCATCGACTTGAATGCGCTGTATATGGACGTCTCGCGCAAAGATTCGACCAACCCCTATGCCGGCATCAGGTGGGAGGCGATCTTCGCCACCCTCGCCGGTCTCGTGATATCCTATGCGGGCAAAATCATCCCGGCGCTCAAGTCGCTGACCGATATCTCCTGGATCGTGGGATTCGCCTCGGCGCTCATCATCTATACCATCATCATGAAGGTCGCCGCCCGACGAGCGGGCCAGTCACGGTTTTCGGAGACCCGATGAGGGCGGACCGGTGCGCTGGCGCACCGGTCTCGACGCGAAGCGGATCTTTGAAAGGGATCGGAATACAGCAGACCGGCAACACAGAGGAGGAACGGACATGAGCAATGATCTCGTTATCAAAGGCGGCCTTGTCATACTTGAAGGCGGGGAGATGACCTGCGACATCGCCATCAAAGACGGCAGGATCTCAGGCATCGGCGACGACCTTGAGGGAACCAAGACCATCGACGCGACCGGGCTCGTCGTGAGCCCCGGCATGATCGACGGTCATGCGCACATCACCGATCCGGGCGGCGGCATCCGCGACGGCTGGGAGGGCTACTCCACCGGCACCGCAGCCTGCGCCAAGGGAGGCATCACCTCGATCGTCGAGATGCCGCTGAATCAGATCCCGGCGACGACCGACGGCGAGCGTCTGAAGATCAAGGAGGCGGCCGGCAGCGGCAAGCTGCGCGTCGATGTCGCCTCGCTCGGCGGGCTCACCCCGTACAACCTCGACGGCGGCATCCAAGAGCTCGATCAGGGCGGCGTGGTCGGCTACAAGGCGTTTCTGGCCACCTGCGGCGACCCGAACATCGAGGGCGACTTCCAAAACGTCGACGACTACTCCTTGTACGAGGGCATGCGCCAGATCGCCGAGACCGGCAAGGTTCTGGACCTCCACTGCGAAAACGCCGCCATCACCGATCGGCTCGGCGAGATCGCCAAGGAGCAGGGCAAAAAGACGCTGGCGGACTACGTCGCGACCCGACCGGTCTTCACCGAGCTCGAGGCTGTGCGCCGTGCGATCTTCTTCGCCAAGCTCACGGGCTGCCGCGTGAACATCTGCCACTGCACCTGCAAGGAGGCCGTGGACGAGGTCGCTCGCGCGCGGGCGGAGGGCTTCGACATCACCTGCGAGACCTGCCCGCACTATCTCTACTTCACAACCGACGACCTCGACGCCATCGGCAACATCACGAAATGCTCTCCTCCCATCCGAGATGCGGCGCAGCGAGACGCGCTGTGGGAGCGCGTGGAGAACGGACTCATCAGCTTCGTCGTCTCCGACCACTCGCCGTGCACGCCCGATCTCAAGGCCGGCGACAACGCGTTCACGGCATGGGGCGGCATCGCAGGAATCCAGAACTGCGTCGATGTCATGTTCGATGAGATGGTCCAGAAGCGTCATCTGCCGATGACGCTGTTCGCCAAGGTCATGTCCACCAATGTCGCGGATCGCTTCGGCCTCACGGAAAAGGGCCGCATCGAGGTCGGCCGCGACGCGGATCTCGTGCTCATCGAGCCGAACGCGCCCTACACGCTCAAGGCGGAGGATCTCGAGTACAAAAACAAGGTCAGCCCCTATGTCGGCAAGACGATCGGTGCCCAGGTCGCCGCGACGATCCTGCGCGGCGAAACGACCTACAGCAGGAAGCGGGGGCTCGCCGGCGACTGCCCAGGGACGTTCCTCAAGAAGTGACGCCTGACAGGCGCTATCGAAAGGTACTGTAAACGAACCGCGCCGGGCCGTCGGAACCTCATCCGGTGGCCCGGCGCACGAGTGCGGGGGCTCATATGGCAGTTGAACGAGAAGCGGGCAGGCGTCCGTACTGGAACCAAGTCGTCTTCGTTCTCACGGCGGGCTGGATCGTCATATGGGGATACCGTATGATCCTGACGCCGATCTACCCGATCATCAGCGCGTACTTCGGAGGCATCTCCAATGCGCAGATCGGGGCGATCACGAGCTCGTTCTTCCTCGGCTACGTGCTCATGCAGATTCCCTCCGGGCTGCTGGTGGATCGCTTCGGGCACAGACGCGTGCTGATCCCGGGCTTCTCCGTGTTCGCCGCCGGCGCCACGGTCGTGGCGCTGTCCGCATCGCTGCCGATGCTCTACTGCGGCAGCGCGCTTGCCGGGCTGGGGTGCGGAACCTTTTACGGTACGGCCTATTCGCTCACGGCCACCTATGTCCCGCAGGAGCGCAAGAGCTTCGCGACGGCGATCGTGAACAGCGGGACGGCTGTGGGCAGCGGAGTGTCGCTCGTGTCGTCGAGTTTCCTCATCGGTCGAGGTATCCTGCCCTGGTATGTGTTCCCCGCCATCATAGCCGTGCTGTGCCTGATCATGATCGCCGTGTTCGCCCGCTTCATCCGGCCCGCGCTCGAGATGAGAGGCGCTGCCGCGGCGCTTCGGGCAGCCGTCGCCGCAGATCAGGTCGAGAATGCGGCCGATGCTCGCTTTCGCGGATCGATCCTGCGCGATCTGTTTCGTCCGCATCTGATCGCCGCCTACGTCCTGTATTTCTCGACTCTGTACTCCTACAATCTCATCGAGACGTGGCTGCCGAACTTCCTTGAGACCGAGCGCGGGTTCAGCGGAGGGATCGTCGGGATCGCCTCCTCCCTCGTGTTCTTCTCGGCGATACCCGGAGCGCTCATATGGAGCAGACTGGCCGATCGAATTCCCGAACGGAAGATCGGTCTCATCATCGGTCTCGAACTTGCTGCAGCCGGGATGCTTCTTCTCATCATAAAGCTGACGGCGGCACCGATGCTGGTCGCCGGCATCATAGCCTATGGGTTTCTGGGTAAACTTGCCGTGGAGCCGATCATCATCTCCTGGCTCACGCGGTTCGTCTCGAAGAAGAGCGTCGCGACCAGCTTCGGCGTCTTCAACTTCTTCGGCATGTCCGCGTCCGTGGTCGCTCCGTTCGTCACCGGAGCGCTGTCGGATGCCTTCAGCTCGAAGGTGTACGGATTCTATGTCGCGATCGCTATCGTGCTTCTGGGAACGCTCCAGTTCTTCCTCGTCAACAGGGCCCTGAGCGCCAGAGCCGTTCGCCGTGCGAACGTGATCGGATCCGAGCCGGCATCTATCAGAGAAGAGGTACACACGTGAGCGCACGATTCGCAAGGGACTACTGGAAGACCATCGTCTTCACATTTTGTCTGGGATGGGTCGTCATCTGGGTCTACCGCTCGATGCTGACACCCGTCTATGCCGAGATCCAGCAGACGATCGGCCCGCAGTCCAACTCATCCATGGGGCTGATTTCGAGCTGCTATTTCTTCGGCTACACGGCGCTGCAGATCCCCTCGGGCTACCTCGTTGACCGCTTCGGTCAGAAGCGCGTGCTCATTCCCGGCTTTCTGGTCTTCGCCGCAGGTGCGGCTCTTATCGCGATGGCACGAAGTCTGGGTGCGATCTTCGTGGGCAGCGCGCTGGCCGGCATCGGCTGCGGATGCTATTATGGCGCGGCGTTCTCGCTCACCACGCAGCACGTTCCCGCAGATAAGAAGGGCGTCGGCGCAGCGATCGTCAACAGCGGATCAGCGGTCGGCATGATCTTGGGGCTCATCGGATCGAGCTTTCTGGTCAAGCAGCTCGGGCTGCCGTGGCAGACCATGGTCGTGATCTCGGCCGTGCTGATCTCTCTCATGGTCGCCTGGTACGCGATCGCGCTGCGCGACAACATCGCAGAGAAGCGCGAGCTGCACGAGCGGGCGC
It encodes the following:
- a CDS encoding C39 family peptidase, with amino-acid sequence MRARQPHAHDGPRPLFHARSLAALTVFILLALSLGLGMLLYPSAERRCGRTDTGEQSKEDDRRSLEDDLMISTPRSQWRQGEMPHLYQGDIMWCDKPYAGGTIGKNGCGPTCVAMICIYLTGRTDLGPLEMCAVADAGGYAPTGATEWAFMTKGARAIGLSGTEMRPTRAGVTAALNSGHPLILSMGVGDFTTVGHFIVVESIDERGMLTIHDPNSSIRSTQRWGIVEVLRQADMAWSFSKLD
- the arcC gene encoding carbamate kinase, producing MSRSYGRRERIVVALGGNALGETPEEQMARVRAAAPTLLELILQGNEIIITHGNGPQVGMIQNAFATATDPKVPPMDLPECGAMSQGYIGYQLQQAIGVALHKAYKRWHVATVITQIEVDPDDPSFQHPSKPIGPFLTKEVADAQRADHPEMVFIEDSGRGWRRVVASPEPKKIVEADSILHLLDNSFIVIACGGGGIPVVRDYADKGAYKGVAAVIDKDMGGELLAEDCDADVLFLLTAVEHVAVNFGQPNQIDLKDVSADEAEIMADEGQFGKGSMEPKVRSAIKFARSRKGRTCIIGALDKAPETIAGLSGTRVHG
- the allD gene encoding ureidoglycolate dehydrogenase, which encodes MLLAREELKELMKNKFMAAGLHADDADKTAEVLTWASERGLHSHGEVRVEYYSERISKGGITVDPNWTWEQTGPCSGMLDGDNGCGYPFAIKGLEYAMDLAKENGIGIVGVRRVSHTGALGYYTEMAAKNDLCLLTMCQSDPMVIPFGGAEPFYGTNPIAFGAPTADERFVNFDMATTVQAWGKILDARSAGRSIPDTWAVDKDGCPVTDPHKVNALVAIAGPKGYGLMMVVDILSGVLLGVPAGKHVSSMYHDLSEGRNLGHIHICIDPSRFCGLQEFKTHMSEVLDELGAVKPGPGSDKVYYPGERALLRKAKADAAGGIEVVDDIYEYLKSDKLYINSWDHKNRFAE
- a CDS encoding DUF2877 domain-containing protein, with the translated sequence MADLTTRIVGDRARVCSQLLDRLPARGSGSVLSAYSSGFNISVGEELLYMGSTDRALSCTGAAVSARERNVLRARARPGDLVTLRDRVVRVYDRLGVTEIDLSGFEPVDLSLASIRSAAIDDEARTALIRCLDELDLATTIGIARDARLREHLHRLADPDSSSAGIARGVEFLLGRGAGLTPSGDDVLMGLGVARWLQRRETRLIDAISRSGLDRTTPVSRAYLRALIAGAANENYIDLGRAVAAAQTERFGGLIKSIRAVGHTSGSDSLLGFALGWGLDVDRLLSTKPQRTHSGCRASTSDGSIASPGAFRVVRGTRMNRMCTRSGIYHLA
- the fdrA gene encoding DUF1116 domain-containing protein is translated as MTMLYTVVKKNSYQDSINLMLLSNKVNALDGVTKSQIMMGTDANKGIFKQSGLLTDEADAAEPGDMVVVVDTDDESVVDDVLKEADSFLADLSVKSKGQANKTVESWEEAIEELPDANLAVFSIPGEYAAPELERALDLGLNVFSFTDNIAIEDEVRLKKKAHEKGLLLMGPDCGTGIISSIPIAFTNVIRPGNIGIIGASGTGIQEVSCIIDRLGQGCVHAIGTGGRDLSEDVDAITVKDAIAALDAHAATDVLCIISKPPAPSVRDEVLDMLQKVTKPVVAIFLGERPTAHEGRVHLAHTLEETARIAVDLATDHDVKPCYVEPLAHDVTRTLGRDRTVVGLYSGGTLAAEAAMMVSEALDLGGLIKKRGFVLQHEGYDVIDLGDDVYTQGRPHPMIDPDVRIEMMRDYAGRKQTGVILFDCVLGYGAHPDMAGSLAPVITECLDAAKREGRELFFVGTVVGTRSDPQDYDRCLKVLSEAGALMEATNAQATRLALALKGISCPEPEKGTVEYKIKDDSALPEPTDALMELLDSKPRIINVGIESFNDSVRAFGGSSVQYTWKPMAGGNKRMIHLLSELRKHEEIDDENDRIIERFKQSQPFLVDVVPAKSVIPEINGKVILHAGPPIDFESMTNPMQGSCIGAVLFEEWADSEDEAVKLLRSGEVTFMPCHDVHAVGPMGGITTQNMPVLVVENRVDGTVGYCTLNEGIGKVLRFGAYSEEVIDRLRWMRDVLGPVLSQAIRHSEEGINLNVLVARAITMGDEFHQRNIAASLCLLKEVGPLITEIDVEKRKKEQVMHFLADTDQFFLNVMMAMGKSIVDYERKVQKGCIVTTMCRNGRDFAIRISGMGDQWFLAPVNTPDGLYFTGFSPEDANPDFGDSAIAETIGVGGMAMVAAPGVTRFVGAGGFEDALAISDEMERLCVTHNPAWTIPTWDFKGTCLGIDIREVVATGITPLINTGIAHKQAGVGQIGAGTVRAPLGCFERALEAYCASLGIE